From Pseudomonas sp. StFLB209, a single genomic window includes:
- a CDS encoding bifunctional DedA family/phosphatase PAP2 family protein: MGEWLNGITGWLTANPSWVAVAIFIVAFIECVAIAGIVVPGTVLMFAIAALAGSGILGLSDVLLLGFAGGILGDLVSYAVGRRFHQNIRRLPGLRSHPEWMTGAEAYFQRYGIASLLVGRFIGPLRPMLPMIAGMCDMPFPRFLAVSIIATIGWSIAYLLPGWAAGAAIRLPLPEGFWGEAAVVGGVLAVVFGLSIQSSMRKQRYATRLISGLCLVTMVALFIGWPWLDKFDQGLMTLVQEHRSEAAQNIVLLVTSIGDFHTQLLAAALVVLVLLVARQWRHAAFAVVTMLGTACANGALKAFFARARPEVLVDPLTTYSMPSGHSSAAFALFMTLAVLAGRSQPVRLRLAWLVLGGIPALAIALSRVYLGVHWPTDILAGMMLALGICAASLTIIQHREPLPAMSARVWWLLVPAVTALLGGFAVNALSHAVLRYQYLM, from the coding sequence ATGGGCGAATGGCTCAACGGCATTACCGGCTGGCTGACCGCCAACCCTTCCTGGGTCGCGGTAGCCATTTTCATCGTCGCGTTCATTGAGTGCGTGGCCATTGCCGGGATCGTGGTCCCCGGTACGGTGCTGATGTTTGCCATCGCAGCGCTGGCCGGCAGCGGGATTCTGGGCCTCAGCGACGTTCTGCTGCTGGGTTTTGCCGGGGGTATTCTGGGCGATCTGGTTTCGTATGCCGTGGGCCGGCGCTTTCACCAGAATATCCGCCGCCTGCCCGGCCTGCGTTCGCACCCGGAGTGGATGACCGGTGCCGAGGCGTATTTCCAGCGCTACGGTATTGCCAGCCTGCTGGTCGGCCGCTTCATCGGCCCGCTGCGGCCCATGCTGCCGATGATTGCCGGCATGTGCGACATGCCCTTTCCGCGTTTTCTGGCGGTCAGCATCATCGCCACCATCGGCTGGTCAATCGCTTACCTGTTGCCCGGCTGGGCCGCCGGTGCTGCCATTCGCCTGCCATTGCCAGAAGGGTTCTGGGGTGAGGCCGCTGTTGTCGGCGGGGTTCTGGCAGTGGTGTTTGGCCTGAGCATCCAGAGCAGCATGCGCAAGCAGCGCTATGCGACCCGGCTGATCAGTGGCTTGTGCCTGGTGACCATGGTGGCACTGTTTATCGGCTGGCCGTGGCTGGACAAGTTCGATCAGGGCCTGATGACGCTGGTGCAAGAGCATCGCAGCGAGGCGGCGCAGAACATTGTCCTGCTGGTGACCAGTATTGGTGATTTCCACACCCAGTTGCTGGCGGCGGCCCTGGTGGTACTGGTGCTGCTGGTTGCCCGGCAGTGGCGCCATGCGGCATTCGCGGTTGTCACCATGCTCGGCACTGCTTGTGCCAACGGTGCGCTCAAGGCGTTCTTTGCCCGCGCCCGGCCAGAGGTGCTGGTCGACCCGCTGACCACCTACAGCATGCCCAGCGGGCATAGCTCGGCAGCGTTCGCATTGTTCATGACCCTGGCCGTGCTCGCTGGCCGCAGTCAGCCGGTGCGGCTGCGCCTGGCGTGGCTGGTGCTGGGGGGCATTCCGGCGCTGGCCATTGCGCTGTCGCGGGTTTATCTGGGCGTGCATTGGCCGACCGACATTCTGGCCGGGATGATGCTGGCGCTGGGTATCTGTGCGGCGAGCCTGACGATTATTCAGCACCGCGAGCCGCTGCCGGCCATGTCGGCACGGGTCTGGTGGCTGTTGGTGCCGGCGGTGACGGCTTTGCTGGGTGGTTTTGCGGTCAATGCGCTGTCGCATGCGGTGTTGCGGTATCAGTATCTGATGTAG
- a CDS encoding DNA-3-methyladenine glycosylase, whose translation MPTALPNILPDSFFNRDAQLLARDLLGKVIRHKVGDLWLAARIIETEAYYLAEKGSHASLGYTEKRKALFLDGGHIYMYYARGGDSLNFSAEGPGNAVLIKSGMPWVDAFSDANALAQMQLNNPDASGALRAPERLCAGQTLLCKAMGLKVPMWDAKRFDPERIFVEDVGLRPPRIIQAARLGIPSGRDEHLLYRFVDAEQARWCTRNPLRRGQVEGRDYLILDQGN comes from the coding sequence ATGCCCACTGCGCTGCCTAATATCCTGCCCGACAGCTTCTTCAATCGCGATGCCCAACTGCTGGCCCGCGACCTGCTGGGCAAGGTCATCCGGCACAAGGTCGGTGATTTATGGCTGGCGGCCCGCATCATCGAGACCGAAGCCTATTACCTGGCCGAAAAAGGCAGCCATGCCTCGCTGGGTTACACCGAAAAGCGTAAAGCGTTGTTTCTTGATGGCGGGCACATCTATATGTATTACGCCCGTGGCGGCGACTCGCTCAACTTCAGCGCCGAAGGGCCGGGCAACGCCGTACTGATCAAATCGGGCATGCCTTGGGTCGATGCGTTCAGCGATGCCAATGCCCTGGCACAGATGCAACTGAACAACCCTGATGCCAGTGGTGCCCTGCGTGCGCCCGAGCGGTTGTGTGCCGGGCAAACCCTGCTGTGCAAGGCCATGGGCCTGAAAGTGCCAATGTGGGACGCCAAGCGCTTCGACCCTGAGCGCATCTTTGTCGAAGACGTCGGGCTACGCCCGCCCCGCATCATTCAGGCTGCCCGCCTGGGCATCCCGTCCGGGCGTGACGAACACCTGCTGTATCGTTTCGTGGACGCCGAACAGGCACGCTGGTGCACACGGAACCCTCTCAGGCGCGGTCAGGTCGAAGGCCGCGATTACCTCATTCTGGATCAAGGAAATTGA
- a CDS encoding glutamate-5-semialdehyde dehydrogenase: MTESVLDYMTRLGRAAREASRVIGRASTAQKNRALLATAAALDAARAELTAANEQDLANGRANGLEPALLDRLALTPARIDSMIVGLRQVASLPDPVGAIRDMSHRPSGIQVGKMRVPLGVVGIIYESRPNVTIDAASLCLKSGNATILRGGSEAIHSNRAVATCIARGLAEAGLPAGVVQVVETTDRAAVGALISMPEFVDVIVPRGGKGLIERISRDARVPVIKHLDGICHIYVSAHAELDKAQKIAFNAKTYRYGICGAMETLLVDQAIAADFLPPMAAQLREKGVELRGCERTRALIDVVPATEEDWHTEYLAAILSIRVVASLDEAIEHINHYGSHHSDGIVSEHQAQIRRFMAEVDSSSVMVNAPTCFADGFEYGLGAEIGISTDKLHARGPVGLEGLTCEKYIVIGDGQLRGQEPV; this comes from the coding sequence ATGACTGAGTCCGTTCTTGACTACATGACCCGCCTTGGACGTGCCGCCCGTGAGGCGTCGCGCGTGATCGGCCGGGCCAGCACTGCGCAAAAGAACCGCGCCCTGCTGGCCACCGCTGCGGCACTCGACGCCGCTCGCGCCGAGCTGACCGCCGCTAACGAACAAGACCTGGCCAATGGCCGGGCCAACGGCCTTGAACCGGCCCTGCTCGACCGCCTGGCCCTGACCCCCGCACGTATCGACAGCATGATTGTCGGGTTGCGTCAGGTTGCCAGCCTCCCGGACCCGGTCGGCGCCATCCGTGACATGAGTCATCGACCCTCCGGCATTCAGGTTGGCAAGATGCGCGTACCGCTGGGCGTGGTCGGCATCATCTATGAGTCGCGGCCGAACGTGACCATCGATGCCGCCAGCCTGTGCCTGAAGTCCGGTAACGCGACCATCCTGCGGGGCGGCTCCGAGGCCATCCATTCCAACCGCGCCGTGGCGACCTGTATCGCCCGGGGCCTCGCCGAAGCCGGTCTGCCGGCCGGTGTCGTGCAGGTGGTCGAGACCACTGACCGTGCGGCGGTCGGCGCGTTGATCAGCATGCCCGAGTTCGTCGATGTGATCGTGCCGCGCGGTGGCAAGGGCCTGATCGAGCGCATCAGCCGTGACGCCCGGGTGCCGGTGATCAAGCATCTGGACGGTATCTGCCATATCTATGTCAGCGCCCATGCGGAGCTGGACAAGGCACAGAAGATCGCCTTCAACGCCAAGACTTACCGTTATGGCATCTGCGGCGCGATGGAGACCCTGCTGGTCGATCAGGCCATTGCCGCCGATTTCTTGCCGCCGATGGCCGCGCAACTGCGCGAAAAGGGCGTCGAGCTGCGCGGTTGTGAGCGGACCCGGGCGTTGATTGATGTAGTGCCGGCCACCGAAGAAGACTGGCACACCGAGTATCTGGCAGCGATCCTGTCGATCCGTGTAGTGGCCAGCCTCGACGAGGCCATCGAGCATATCAATCACTATGGCTCGCACCACAGTGACGGCATCGTCTCCGAGCATCAGGCGCAGATTCGGCGCTTCATGGCTGAAGTCGATTCCAGTTCGGTGATGGTCAACGCACCGACCTGCTTTGCCGACGGCTTCGAGTACGGCCTGGGCGCCGAGATCGGCATCTCCACCGACAAGCTGCATGCTCGCGGCCCTGTGGGGCTCGAAGGCCTGACCTGTGAGAAGTACATCGTGATCGGGGATGGCCAGCTGCGTGGACAGGAGCCCGTCTGA
- the nadD gene encoding nicotinate-nucleotide adenylyltransferase, whose product MPRRIGMLGGTFDPVHIGHLRGALEVAELLELDELRLTPSARPPHRELPSVTAEDRLAMVRSAVAGVAPLTVDDRELRRNKPSYTVDTLESMRAGMAAHDQLFLLLGWDAFCSLPSWHRWEELLEHCHIVVLQRPDADSEPPEALRDLVAARAVGDPKALDGPGGQITFVWQTPLSVSATQIRQSLAAGRSVRFLVPDAVLAYIEAHGLYRAPNTEGAPDNGLHGKPADVSTLKSE is encoded by the coding sequence CTGCCCAGGCGTATCGGCATGTTGGGCGGCACGTTTGATCCGGTGCATATCGGCCATCTGCGTGGCGCCCTGGAAGTAGCCGAGCTGCTCGAACTCGATGAACTGCGTCTGACGCCCAGTGCCCGGCCCCCGCATCGTGAGTTGCCGAGTGTGACCGCTGAAGACCGCCTGGCCATGGTGCGTAGCGCCGTGGCCGGGGTAGCGCCGTTGACGGTCGATGACCGTGAGTTGCGCCGCAACAAGCCGTCCTACACCGTCGATACCCTGGAGTCGATGCGTGCCGGGATGGCTGCACACGATCAACTGTTTTTGCTGTTGGGCTGGGATGCCTTTTGCAGCTTGCCGTCCTGGCATCGTTGGGAAGAACTGCTGGAGCATTGCCACATCGTGGTGCTGCAGCGGCCCGATGCCGACAGCGAACCGCCTGAAGCCCTGCGCGACCTGGTCGCCGCTCGGGCGGTCGGCGACCCCAAGGCTCTGGACGGGCCGGGCGGGCAGATTACCTTTGTCTGGCAGACGCCGCTGTCGGTGTCTGCCACCCAGATCCGCCAGTCACTGGCGGCAGGCCGATCAGTGCGTTTTCTGGTGCCTGACGCCGTTCTGGCCTATATCGAAGCACACGGTCTGTACCGTGCGCCCAATACCGAGGGAGCACCCGACAATGGCTTGCACGGCAAGCCTGCGGATGTATCCACATTGAAGAGTGAATGA
- the rsfS gene encoding ribosome silencing factor: MSKQKLSSEEIVDLAIAALEDVKGTDILKMDVRDKTSIADYMLICTGSSNRQLNALVENVREKVKAAGVQPLSEEGKGDSDWVLLDLGDVVVHVMTAASRQFYDLERLWQGAEQSRAASAAHHTPGHE, encoded by the coding sequence ATGAGCAAACAGAAACTGAGCAGTGAAGAAATCGTCGACCTCGCCATCGCGGCCCTGGAAGACGTAAAAGGTACCGATATCCTCAAGATGGACGTGCGCGACAAGACCAGCATCGCCGATTACATGCTGATCTGCACCGGTAGCTCCAACCGTCAGCTCAATGCGCTGGTCGAAAATGTCCGCGAGAAGGTCAAGGCCGCCGGAGTCCAGCCGCTGAGTGAAGAAGGCAAGGGCGACAGCGACTGGGTACTGCTGGACCTGGGTGACGTCGTCGTGCACGTGATGACCGCTGCATCGCGTCAGTTCTATGACCTGGAGCGTCTGTGGCAGGGTGCCGAGCAAAGCCGTGCAGCCAGCGCAGCGCACCATACCCCTGGTCACGAATAA
- the rlmH gene encoding 23S rRNA (pseudouridine(1915)-N(3))-methyltransferase RlmH, producing the protein MRIRLIAVGSRMPKWVEEGWHEYAKRLPPELALELIEIPLNTRGKNADVARLIRQEGEAMLAKVQPGERIVTLEVHGKPWSTEQLACELDRWRLDARTVNLMVGGPEGLAPEVCARSEQRWSLSPLTLPHPLVRILIGEQIYRAWTVLSGHPYHK; encoded by the coding sequence GTGCGCATACGCCTGATTGCTGTAGGTTCACGCATGCCCAAGTGGGTGGAAGAAGGCTGGCATGAATATGCCAAGCGCCTGCCACCTGAGCTGGCGCTGGAACTGATAGAGATCCCGCTCAACACCCGTGGCAAGAATGCCGATGTGGCGCGCCTCATCCGGCAGGAAGGCGAGGCCATGCTGGCCAAGGTCCAGCCGGGTGAACGGATCGTGACGCTGGAAGTGCATGGCAAGCCATGGAGCACCGAGCAACTGGCGTGCGAGCTGGATCGCTGGCGGCTGGACGCGCGTACCGTCAACCTTATGGTCGGCGGCCCGGAAGGGCTGGCACCGGAGGTTTGTGCGCGCAGTGAGCAACGCTGGTCGTTGTCGCCGCTGACCTTGCCGCATCCGCTGGTTCGTATCTTGATCGGCGAGCAGATCTACCGCGCCTGGACAGTTCTGTCCGGTCATCCTTACCACAAGTAG
- the mrdA gene encoding penicillin-binding protein 2, protein MSQPIRLKDHEKDARLVRSRVVVGAVAIVLLVCVLIARLYYLQVIQYDYHSTLSENNRVHVQPIPPSRGLIYDRNGVVIADNRPSFSLSVTRERAGDWAKVLDTIVDVLQLSADDRVIFEKRMKQGRRPFEPVPILFELTEEQIALVAVNQFRLPGVEVVAQLVRHYPQGPHFAHSVGYVGRINEKELKTLDPINYSGTHHIGKTGIERFYENELHGQVGYEEVETNARGRVLRVLKRTDPVPGKDIVLGLDIHLQEAAEAALGGRRGAVVALDPNTGEVLAMVSAPSFDPNLFVTGISFKAYAELRDSIDRPLFNRILRGLYPPGSTIKPAVAIAGLDGGAVTPTSRVFDPGYYQLPNYDHKYRNWNRSGDGWVDMDTAIMRSNDTYFYDLAHKLGIDKLSTYMNKFGIGQKVSLDMFEESPGLMPSREWKRTTRRQPWFPGETLILGIGQGYMQATPLQLAQATALVASKGKWIRPHLAKTIEGQTPVDENPIPDIILRDPNNWARVNHGMQEVMHGARGTARKASIGAQYRIAGKSGTAQVVAIKQGEKYDRSKVQERHRDHALFVGFAPADNPRIVVAVMVENGESGSGVAAPVVRQVMDAWLLDGNGHLKAEYAGSFNPERGSAPVVEATGREE, encoded by the coding sequence ATGTCCCAGCCGATCCGCCTCAAAGATCACGAGAAAGACGCCCGCCTGGTGCGCAGCCGTGTTGTGGTCGGGGCTGTGGCCATCGTGCTGCTGGTCTGTGTGCTGATTGCGCGGCTGTATTACCTGCAAGTCATTCAGTACGACTACCACTCGACACTGTCTGAGAACAACCGCGTCCACGTCCAGCCGATTCCGCCGAGCCGTGGCCTGATCTATGACCGTAACGGCGTGGTGATTGCTGACAACCGGCCAAGCTTCAGCCTGAGCGTGACCCGCGAGCGGGCCGGCGACTGGGCCAAGGTGCTCGACACCATCGTCGATGTGCTGCAATTGAGCGCCGATGACCGGGTTATCTTCGAGAAGCGCATGAAGCAGGGCCGGCGGCCGTTCGAGCCGGTGCCGATCCTGTTCGAGCTGACCGAAGAGCAGATTGCTCTGGTCGCGGTGAACCAGTTCCGTCTGCCAGGGGTGGAAGTGGTCGCCCAGTTGGTCCGGCACTATCCGCAAGGCCCGCACTTCGCCCACTCGGTAGGCTATGTCGGGCGGATCAACGAGAAAGAGCTCAAGACCCTCGACCCGATCAACTACAGCGGCACGCACCATATCGGCAAGACCGGCATCGAGCGTTTCTACGAAAACGAACTGCATGGCCAGGTCGGCTACGAAGAAGTCGAGACCAACGCCCGTGGTCGGGTGCTGCGGGTGCTCAAGCGTACCGACCCGGTGCCGGGCAAGGACATCGTGCTGGGCCTGGACATCCACCTGCAGGAAGCCGCCGAGGCGGCGCTGGGCGGGCGTCGCGGCGCCGTCGTGGCGCTGGACCCGAACACCGGGGAAGTGCTGGCGATGGTCAGTGCACCGAGCTTCGACCCGAACCTGTTCGTCACCGGGATCAGCTTCAAGGCCTACGCCGAGTTGCGTGATTCGATTGACCGGCCGTTGTTCAACCGCATCCTGCGCGGCCTCTACCCGCCCGGCTCGACCATCAAGCCGGCGGTGGCCATCGCCGGTCTGGATGGCGGGGCGGTGACGCCGACTTCCAGGGTGTTCGACCCCGGTTATTACCAGTTGCCCAACTATGACCACAAATACCGTAACTGGAACCGCTCCGGTGACGGCTGGGTGGATATGGACACCGCGATCATGCGCTCCAACGACACCTACTTCTACGATCTGGCCCACAAGCTGGGTATCGACAAGCTGTCGACCTACATGAACAAGTTCGGGATTGGCCAGAAGGTCTCGCTGGACATGTTCGAAGAGTCTCCCGGCCTGATGCCTTCGCGTGAGTGGAAGCGCACCACCCGCCGCCAGCCGTGGTTCCCCGGCGAGACCCTGATTCTCGGTATCGGTCAGGGCTACATGCAGGCCACGCCGCTGCAACTGGCCCAGGCCACGGCACTGGTGGCCAGTAAAGGCAAGTGGATCCGTCCGCACCTGGCCAAGACCATCGAAGGTCAGACACCGGTGGACGAGAACCCGATACCGGACATCATCCTGCGCGACCCGAACAACTGGGCCAGGGTCAACCACGGCATGCAGGAAGTGATGCACGGTGCCCGCGGTACTGCGCGCAAGGCGTCGATTGGCGCTCAGTACCGGATTGCCGGCAAGAGCGGTACCGCTCAGGTGGTGGCGATCAAGCAGGGCGAGAAGTACGACCGCAGCAAGGTTCAGGAGCGCCATCGCGACCACGCCTTGTTCGTCGGTTTCGCGCCGGCCGACAACCCCCGGATCGTCGTGGCGGTGATGGTCGAAAACGGTGAGTCCGGTTCCGGGGTCGCGGCGCCGGTGGTGCGGCAGGTGATGGATGCCTGGCTGCTCGACGGCAACGGTCATCTGAAAGCCGAATATGCCGGCTCGTTCAATCCTGAGCGCGGCTCTGCGCCTGTTGTGGAGGCCACCGGCCGTGAAGAGTAA
- the rodA gene encoding rod shape-determining protein RodA: protein MRRRATLLQRIHIDGPLLVLLLILAAGSLFVLYSASGKNWDLLLKQASSFGIGMVAMVIIAQFEPRFMARWVPVGYVVGVLLLVVVDIMGHNAMGATRWINIPGVIRFQPSEFLKILMPATIAWYLSKRSLPPQLKHVVVSLGLIGVPFVLIVRQPDLGTSLLILASGAFVLFMAGLRWRWILSVVAAIVPASVVMWMFFMHDYQKQRVLTFLDPESDPLGTGWNIIQSKAAIGSGGVFGKGWLLGTQSHLDFLPESHTDFIIAVLGEEFGLVGICALLIVYLLLIGRGLVITAQAQTLFGKLLAGALTMTFFVYVFVNIGMVSGLLPVVGVPLPFISYGGTSLVTLLSAFGVLMSIHTHRKWIAQA from the coding sequence ATGCGTCGCCGGGCGACGCTGCTGCAGCGCATTCATATCGACGGGCCATTGCTGGTGCTGCTGCTGATTCTGGCGGCCGGCAGCCTGTTCGTGCTGTATTCGGCCAGCGGCAAGAACTGGGATCTGCTGCTCAAACAGGCCAGTTCGTTCGGCATCGGCATGGTAGCGATGGTCATCATCGCCCAGTTCGAACCCCGGTTCATGGCCCGCTGGGTGCCGGTCGGCTATGTGGTCGGCGTGCTGTTACTGGTGGTGGTCGACATCATGGGCCATAACGCCATGGGGGCAACCCGCTGGATCAACATCCCCGGGGTGATCCGCTTTCAGCCCTCGGAGTTTCTCAAGATTCTCATGCCGGCCACGATTGCCTGGTATCTGTCCAAGCGCAGCCTGCCGCCGCAGCTCAAGCATGTGGTGGTCAGTCTTGGCCTGATCGGCGTTCCCTTTGTGCTGATCGTGCGCCAGCCTGACCTGGGCACCTCATTGTTGATCCTGGCCTCCGGTGCTTTCGTGCTGTTCATGGCCGGGTTGCGCTGGCGCTGGATTCTGAGTGTGGTGGCGGCCATCGTGCCCGCTTCTGTGGTCATGTGGATGTTCTTCATGCATGACTACCAGAAACAGCGGGTACTGACCTTCCTTGATCCGGAAAGCGACCCGCTGGGCACCGGCTGGAACATCATCCAGTCCAAGGCGGCGATTGGTTCGGGCGGCGTATTCGGCAAAGGCTGGCTGCTGGGCACCCAGTCGCACCTGGACTTTCTGCCAGAGAGCCACACCGACTTCATCATTGCGGTGCTCGGTGAAGAGTTCGGCCTGGTCGGCATCTGTGCGCTGCTGATCGTCTACCTGCTGTTGATTGGTCGTGGGCTGGTGATCACCGCCCAGGCCCAGACGCTGTTCGGCAAGTTGCTGGCCGGCGCCCTGACCATGACCTTCTTTGTATACGTCTTCGTCAACATCGGCATGGTCAGCGGTCTGCTGCCGGTGGTGGGGGTTCCATTGCCCTTCATTAGTTATGGCGGAACTTCACTCGTGACCTTGCTGTCAGCGTTTGGCGTTTTGATGTCGATTCATACCCACCGCAAATGGATTGCACAGGCTTGA
- the mltB gene encoding lytic murein transglycosylase B: protein MQAARNLARYVPLVSLMSLLGSLQEAVAGSYDGSPQVAEFVAEMTRDYGFAGEQLVGVFRDVERKQAILDAISRPAERVKPWKEYRPMFITEARIARGVDFWRQHEATLARAEREYGVPAQVIVAIIGVETFFGRNTGNYRVIDALSTLGFDYPPRATFFRKELREYLLLAREQQIDPLTIKGSYAGAMGLPQFMPSSFRAYAVDFDGDGHINIWTDPDDAIGSVASYFKRHGWAAGQPVVSRANVSGAQAEQGLSPGLDPVMSLGELRGLGWASHDALRDDLPVTAFRLEGDNGPEYWIGLNNFYAITRYNRSVMYAMAVHQLSESLVQARGVK from the coding sequence ATGCAAGCAGCGCGCAACCTGGCTCGCTACGTACCGCTGGTCAGCCTGATGAGCCTCCTGGGCTCGCTTCAGGAGGCTGTGGCCGGTTCCTACGATGGCTCGCCGCAGGTCGCCGAGTTTGTCGCCGAGATGACCCGCGACTACGGCTTTGCCGGCGAACAACTGGTGGGTGTGTTCCGTGATGTGGAGCGCAAGCAGGCAATTCTCGATGCGATCTCCCGGCCAGCGGAGCGGGTCAAGCCGTGGAAAGAATACCGGCCGATGTTCATCACCGAAGCGCGGATCGCCCGTGGCGTGGATTTCTGGCGTCAGCACGAGGCCACCTTGGCACGTGCCGAGCGCGAGTACGGAGTGCCTGCCCAAGTCATTGTCGCGATCATCGGCGTAGAAACATTTTTCGGTCGTAATACCGGTAATTACCGGGTGATCGATGCACTTTCGACCCTGGGTTTCGACTATCCGCCACGCGCCACGTTCTTTCGCAAGGAGCTGCGCGAGTACCTGCTGCTGGCCCGTGAACAGCAGATCGACCCGCTGACCATCAAGGGCTCCTATGCCGGGGCGATGGGGCTGCCGCAGTTCATGCCCAGCAGCTTTCGCGCCTATGCGGTAGATTTCGACGGTGATGGCCATATCAACATCTGGACTGATCCGGACGATGCCATCGGCAGTGTTGCCAGTTATTTCAAGCGTCACGGCTGGGCAGCGGGCCAGCCAGTGGTCAGCCGCGCCAATGTCTCGGGCGCGCAAGCCGAGCAGGGCCTGAGCCCTGGGCTTGATCCGGTCATGAGCCTGGGAGAGTTGCGAGGCCTGGGCTGGGCAAGTCATGATGCGCTGCGCGATGACCTGCCAGTGACCGCGTTTCGCCTGGAGGGTGACAACGGGCCCGAATACTGGATAGGGTTGAACAATTTTTACGCGATCACTCGCTATAACCGGAGTGTGATGTACGCCATGGCCGTGCATCAGCTCTCCGAATCTCTGGTTCAAGCTCGAGGCGTCAAGTAA